The following are encoded together in the Magnetococcales bacterium genome:
- a CDS encoding acetolactate synthase large subunit, which translates to MKAAELFVKCLENEGVTVMFGIPGEENLDIMDALLESPIRFMTTRHEQGAAFMADVYGRLTGRAGVCLATLGPGATNLITGVADANMDHAPLVAIAGQAATTRLHKESHQVLDLVNLFRPISKYTTQILDPGVIPEVVRKAFKVSQTEKPGCAFIDFPENIAEMEIAGKAPLKAQQHRQPVPPQEKISQAARIISDAHYPIIMAGNGVIRGRAADQLVDFAEKLNIPVATTFMAKGVIPFSHDLCLGAVGLQATDYVSCGFDRADVIICVGYDIVEYHPYLWHKERNRKIIHIDASPAEVDENYVVEVGVVGDIGAALKGIAAEAKSRRQRLADTLRQTIVSEIGQYAQDTGFPVKPQKIIWDLRQALDPEDVVVSDVGAHKMWMARMFKAERPNTCIISNGFAAMGIAVPGAMAAKLVRPDRAAVAVTGDAGFLMNSQEIETAMRCGLPIVILIWNDARYGLIQWKQMNHFGRESHIAFTNPDFVKYAESFGAKGYRVEAAQDLLPILKQALAEKTVTIIDCPVDYAENIKLTEKLGHLVCPI; encoded by the coding sequence ATGAAAGCCGCTGAACTTTTTGTAAAATGTCTTGAAAATGAAGGCGTTACCGTCATGTTTGGCATTCCGGGGGAAGAAAATCTCGACATCATGGATGCCCTGTTGGAGAGTCCGATCCGCTTCATGACGACCCGGCACGAACAAGGTGCCGCCTTCATGGCGGATGTATACGGGCGGTTGACCGGACGGGCCGGGGTGTGCCTGGCCACCCTGGGACCCGGAGCCACCAACCTGATCACCGGGGTTGCCGACGCCAACATGGACCACGCCCCATTGGTGGCCATTGCCGGCCAGGCCGCCACCACCCGCCTCCACAAGGAGAGTCACCAGGTTTTGGATCTGGTCAATCTGTTTCGTCCCATCTCCAAATACACGACCCAAATCCTGGATCCGGGCGTCATCCCCGAGGTGGTGCGCAAGGCCTTCAAGGTCTCCCAGACCGAAAAACCCGGCTGTGCCTTCATCGACTTTCCCGAAAACATTGCCGAAATGGAGATCGCCGGCAAGGCCCCGCTCAAGGCACAACAACACCGCCAGCCCGTCCCGCCCCAGGAAAAGATATCCCAGGCCGCCCGGATCATTTCGGATGCCCACTATCCCATCATCATGGCTGGCAACGGGGTGATCCGCGGTCGGGCAGCGGACCAACTGGTCGATTTTGCCGAAAAATTGAATATTCCGGTCGCCACCACCTTCATGGCCAAAGGCGTGATCCCCTTTTCCCATGACCTCTGCCTGGGGGCTGTGGGTCTGCAAGCCACGGATTATGTCTCCTGCGGTTTCGACCGGGCCGATGTGATCATCTGTGTCGGTTATGATATCGTCGAATATCATCCCTACCTGTGGCACAAGGAACGCAACCGGAAAATCATCCACATTGACGCCAGTCCGGCGGAAGTGGACGAAAATTATGTCGTGGAAGTGGGCGTTGTCGGGGATATCGGGGCCGCATTGAAGGGCATCGCCGCCGAGGCCAAAAGCCGTCGGCAACGACTCGCCGATACCCTGCGCCAAACCATCGTCTCCGAAATCGGCCAATATGCCCAGGATACCGGTTTCCCCGTCAAACCCCAAAAAATCATCTGGGATTTACGCCAGGCTCTCGACCCGGAAGATGTCGTGGTCTCCGACGTGGGTGCCCACAAAATGTGGATGGCTCGCATGTTCAAGGCCGAACGCCCCAATACCTGCATTATTTCCAATGGTTTTGCCGCCATGGGCATTGCGGTTCCCGGGGCCATGGCCGCCAAGCTCGTCCGACCCGACCGCGCTGCCGTGGCCGTCACCGGCGACGCCGGTTTCCTCATGAACTCCCAGGAAATCGAAACCGCCATGCGCTGTGGCCTGCCTATCGTCATCCTGATCTGGAATGACGCCAGGTACGGCCTGATTCAATGGAAACAGATGAACCATTTTGGTCGCGAAAGCCACATCGCCTTCACCAATCCCGACTTTGTCAAATATGCCGAAAGCTTCGGTGCCAAAGGGTACCGGGTGGAAGCCGCCCAGGACTTGCTCCCCATCCTTAAACAAGCCCTGGCCGAAAAAACCGTGACCATCATCGACTGCCCGGTCGATTACGCTGAAAACATCAAACTGACCGAAAAACTGGGGCATCTCGTCTGCCCGATCTGA
- a CDS encoding cyclic nucleotide-binding domain-containing protein, translated as MLQRKLLERIPFFKDFSDEHKDEIVEHSQAELLKVPANQSILNEGDLGDTCFILLRGAANVYKRPFSNPLAFLKPGQVFGEVSFLTPRVRVTSVVAEDECILLRFNNKFLLNLTPSCRDRFKDQMILVLVQNLESLRETIEKYKAPVIIEHKNPFEEAKKMGEGDVKNDLIFEDDDGYKIFYLGRRMARIEKEGKSTEVPLVPLTDNIPGKFVNILKKQGKLPEDYMFGKDFLIPRSAASAWKRTLVAEDSKALKVEREIQDYLSKDGLPSALG; from the coding sequence ATGCTCCAAAGAAAGCTTTTGGAAAGAATTCCTTTTTTCAAGGATTTCTCGGATGAACACAAGGACGAGATCGTCGAACACAGCCAAGCGGAACTCCTGAAGGTACCTGCCAACCAATCCATCCTGAACGAGGGCGATCTGGGAGATACCTGTTTCATCCTTTTGCGTGGTGCTGCCAACGTCTACAAAAGGCCTTTCTCCAACCCCCTGGCCTTTCTCAAACCCGGGCAGGTCTTCGGTGAGGTGTCGTTTTTGACTCCGCGTGTGCGTGTCACGAGCGTGGTGGCCGAAGATGAATGCATCCTCTTGCGTTTCAACAATAAATTTCTCCTCAACCTGACCCCAAGCTGTCGTGACCGGTTCAAGGATCAAATGATCCTGGTCCTGGTGCAAAACCTCGAATCCCTGCGCGAAACCATCGAAAAATACAAGGCTCCCGTCATCATCGAGCATAAAAATCCGTTCGAAGAAGCCAAAAAAATGGGCGAAGGGGATGTTAAAAACGATCTCATTTTCGAGGACGATGATGGATACAAGATTTTTTATCTGGGACGCCGGATGGCCCGCATCGAAAAAGAGGGCAAATCCACTGAAGTCCCCCTGGTTCCCCTGACCGACAACATTCCCGGAAAGTTTGTCAATATACTGAAAAAACAGGGAAAACTTCCGGAAGATTACATGTTTGGCAAGGATTTTCTCATCCCCAGATCCGCTGCAAGCGCCTGGAAACGTACTTTGGTCGCCGAGGACAGTAAAGCCTTGAAGGTGGAACGGGAAATCCAGGATTATCTGAGCAAGGACGGACTCCCCTCGGCTCTGGGCTGA